Sequence from the Carassius gibelio isolate Cgi1373 ecotype wild population from Czech Republic chromosome A7, carGib1.2-hapl.c, whole genome shotgun sequence genome:
CTAATAGTGCTTCTGTTACTTCTTTTGCTTTGTTGGAAAGCTAAAGATAATTAGCAGGtaatatattctttttattttcctctttttctgtATATTGGAGATAAAATGGAGTTAATAAAGCTGTAGGTAGAGAATGCCTTTTTCTTTGGATACTACCTTCATCCCTGTTTTTGGTTCAGTTAGGGAGTTAAGGGAAGTTTTACGTTGtttatttatcttttgtttttGGTGTTTGAGGTAAGTTAGTGCTGCCTCCTAAGTGAGTTTCAGAAGAAGAGCCAGTGCTAGTGTCACGGGCCGAGCCAGGGCTGCGGCAGCACTCCCTGTCGGCTGACACCCCCAATTCCACCCTTCTTGAGGAGCTACCCCGTACCAGAGAAAAAGGCAGAACACCAGAATTCAAGGTTaactcatttattaatttatttaaaagaaatctctCCAGGTTAAGTAACTGCGTGTGTAGCTCTAATTCCCCTCCACCACTACCAACACAGTAAGGTGAATACAGCCCGAGCAGCTACGGCACCAGATGGCGAAGGCTTGGTAGTAACTCTGTTTTTCAAGTCCTCTGACTGGGTATCATCAGTGACTGTCTCTGTTCAGTGGCTCGGTAAGATTTCAGCACCAATTCAGTGACTCTGCAGGCCTTCGCACAGACTCTGTAGCTCTACAGGACTTCAGCACAGATTCAATATGAATGGTCAAGTCAGTGGATACTCAATTCCATATGTCACAGGGTCCTATATATATTGACTTGATTTCAGGACTCCTGActgcgggtgtcgctgttggacagtgttttctctgcttCCTGTTGGCCTGTTGgagctaatcgtagctccgtgtagctgttttatttattttttcctctagaatctttatcttactatcactctctgtttgtttttttgttttgtttttttaagtgataaaatctaacttaattcacaccatattcctgatattatcgatcaatcttatcagattaattttgatcgttcacttttattttatatccgtgagtgcagtacacctgcaaagtgtgcttgtcattagcgttttcattcaaacctatcacttttttcttttctcctctcctctcctctctctcagtttttcacaagttcatcaaacaactgtggtaagaatacttcatcaagcacggtgagtagtggcttctcctgctattgttattatatacggctttggatgcatctagctcagggagagctgtacattgttcggttctggaaacagagcccctgcagcagggcaactgggtgacggtgaggcagcgtagtcgtgtgtcaaaacactgctcttctgttccgatcaaaacattaaacaggttctccccactcagtgatgcacccactgagaaacctgatgaaagtgctctagtcattggcgattctattgtacgtaacgtgaatatagagacaccagccaccatagtcaaatgtttaccgggagccagagctcCTGAAATcgtggcaaatttaaaagtgctggctactGCTAAACGtgaatacagtaagattgttttgCATgtcagagatcactaaaaataacattaatgaggtgtgtgaacttgcaatcACGATGTCAGACAcataatatgctctggtcccctccctgcttaccgtggtgacgagatacatagcagattgtcattactcaatggctggatgtctaagtggtgcccacagaataacataggtttcatagacaattggacgagcttttggggcagacctgacctgttgaaaagagatggtcttcatccctcctggggtggcgccactcttctctctagaaatatggcaaatagtcttagtgtttatacttgactaactggggcccaggtcaggaagcagacagactggctaaaccgaccgtctgctagctgcctcccatcacagaggtcagctaattctcagcacatagagactctttcacctagatatcacactatagagactgtgtctgttccccaaactagaaaataccaaaaaacgtccaaaccaagttaagatttacaatttaattgaggttcaacaaataaaaaacagatgcaatacggataaacaaatgataaagcttggcttattgaatatcagatccctttctacgaaaacactttttgtaaataatatgaacactgatcataatctaaatgtgctctgtttgacagaaacctggctaaaacctgatgattacattattttaaatgagtccacccccaaaGATTACGATATAAAaatgagccgcatctaaaaggcaaagggggaggtgtcagctccttttacattatactcctctacgttcgctacgttctcaaaactcaggcattttgataatacctagaatatcggcagatccttttcttatttggcacctaaactctggaaaaccctccctaacattgttcgggaggcagacacactcttgcagtttaaatctagattaaagacccatttctttaacctggcttacacataacatactaatatgcttttaatattcaaatccgttaaaggatttttaggctttacatagcatgtaccttctacatcattagaagaatggcatctacgctaatatttgtctgtttctctcttgttccgaggtcaccgtggccaccagatccagtctgtatccagaccagagggtcactgcagtcacccggatccagtacgtatccagaccagatggtggatcagcacctagaaaggacctctactgccctgaaagacagcagagaccaggacaactagagcccagatacagatcccctgtaaagaccgtgtctcagaggaccaccaggacaagactacaggaaacagatgattcttctgcacaatctgactttgctgcagtctggaattgaactactggtttcgtctggtcagaggagaactgacccccaactgagcctggtttctcccaaggtttttttctccattctgtcaccgatggagttttggttccttgccgctgtcgcctctggcttgcttagttgtggtcacttcatctacagcgatatcattgacttaattgcaaataaatgcacagacactatttaactgaacagagatgacatcactgaattcaatgatgaactgcctttaactatcattttgcattattgacacactcttttcctaatgaatgttgttcagttgctttgacgcaatgtattttgtttaaagcactatataaataaaggtgagttgacttgacttgactataatGGTAGCAGATCGACAACAGCAGCTCACTTCAGTAACTCTGCAGGCTTTTCACTATACTCAGACAGGCAGAGAGGAGGTACATATATAGGTCACAGCTTTTACAGGCTCTTCATTGAGCTCAGACAGAGAGTGGAGGGTACATATTGTGACGCTGTCTGGCCTCTGTTTCCCTgtgtgtccactagtgggctcacttccccttaggcacctcaccgtaggcactcaattgccactagccttgtcccttcttcatagtaattgcactcctgctaattgcaccaggtgccttcacttatttgtcattagtctccctatatttaccagtcctttcctgttgtctgtatggagtcctttcctttcGTGATcctgtcttctcgtcctccgagattcCTCTTATTCTGAGTTCCCATtccgttccctttcctgttccgtccctatttgttttattttggattgTTTTCTGGTTCTTACCCGGCTTGTTGGATTATTCTTTGGATTACCCTAAATAAACATACCTATATTTGGATCTCTttctccctgtgtttcactggaTCGCGatcgttacagaaggactccatcaactaAGGATCCAGCAGTATGTCTTTTGATATTTTTTCCCCAGTCACCGAGCAGGAGAAAGGATGTttcgttgaccttccagagtcgagtcagattcccgttgaccctccagagtcgagtcaggttcccattgaccctccagagtcgagtcaggttcccgctgaccctccagagttgagtcaggtgctcgtggacccttgACTtggagtcaagccaagtcaccgATGAAATTCACGGACAAGGGCAAGTCACTAATGAAATTCACGGGCAAAGTCCAGTCACCAGTATTCTTCAtaagcaaggtcaagtcaccgactatcttcatgggcaaaggcaagtcaccattgatcttcatgtgcaaaatcaagtcaccaatgatcttcatgggcaaagtcaattcaccagtgttcttcatgggcaaggttaAGTCActgactatcttcatgggcaaaggcaagtccccattgatcttcatgaacaaatgcaagtcaccaataatcttcatgagcagagtcaagtcagcattgatcttctggaatccagtataaacaccatgggattaccagagtctcttcacgtctctgtggaactaccagagcctccccacgtctctgctgaTTTGAGTTAGTTCATTGGTTTAAACTAAACTTGTCATGTTGATTCAgtccagttttattttattatcatttagatacttttttttattaatattttgaaatattttaaaaagctatattttcattttaaatgtaaagtctGAAATGAGAAAATGCAGGATCCACACTCTTGTAGGGTCTACTTTATTTAAGTGTCCCTAATAACTCTGTACTAACATAGTAACTACACACTAAAAAATGTAGGGTTAAAATTAACCCAACCTGTAACCCAACTAtgggttggtatagcaccttcccatctatgggttatttcaacccaacccattgggttaaaatcctgttgggttaaaagttacccaacagttgagttatttatttatattaattaacatcagtatttttattaaaaaatgacttAATACAACCATACTTTGAACTTAATTTGTTGttaattacagattttattttaatatgcaaataacacatttacaaatatattttaaaatattttatttaaatgtacaagaatgtgtaaaaatacaactgacattttcaagatgtacaaatgtgtcaattcatattcatatcaaaacacacaaacgTGCAAGTACAGTTCACAGCTGTGGCCCAATGTttagagagttggacctgtaacccGAAGGTAGCCGGTTCGAGTttctgtgctggcaggagttgtaggtggagggagtgaataaacagtgctctctcttaccctcaatacccatggctgaagtgcacttgagcaaggcactgaacccccagttgctccccgggcgctggatctatagctgcccactgctccgggtgtgtgtttcaattcaattcaagtttttttgtatagcgctttttacaatacaaatcattacaaagcaactttacagaaaattatgtttctaaaatatttagtagtagcttatggtggtgactgtcagtttgtgcacgtttgacagtatttttagaaaaaattaatacaagacgtagtcagctagacgatgaacattattaatattattaattaataattatatgatgcagtcacacatgtagcaataattgttagttctgattgttgattcagggttatcATCATCTGAggttctctgagggtcagcatcatctcttctcaggtgttctggatccagactggagcttgtgtaaatcctagttaccacggcaTAAAATAGAAACggaatagagacatcattagcatagctgctgatccaacaaactaaaatttgtttaacccaagctaatgaataaaaatgcacatttgatcagttgcaactacactcacaatttaggAGATACATTactcgaatgcttggcgaaagagatgcgtttttaatctagatttaaacagagagagtgtgtctgaaccccaaacattatcaggaaggctattccagagtttgggagccaaatgtgagaaaactctacctcctttagtggactttgctatcctaggaactaccaaaagtccagcgttttgtgaccttggggtgcgtgatgggttgtaacgtggtagaaggctagttaggccTCGGATGTGCATGTAGTCAGTGAGATGGATTGTGGGAACTGTAGTCCAGGGTGATCTGTGACAGTCTGTGTGGTGCAAGAGTCAATGTAAAGCACAGGCAAATTCTGGTGGTGATCAAACAGAAGACTGCAAACCAGGTTCGTTACACTCACAAAgattctttttttatacattttgttgaCTGATAACGGTGATTAAATACACGTAGTTATAGGCCTAATCTAATTTGCCTAATTTTCAGTTAATGTAGGCCTGTTACATTCTTCAGATTATTAggcctattaatattattaagttcattttattattaaattaatagcctattacaattaatttgaCTCACAATAATTTCATAAAGAATAACTGACACGCTGCGCGGATGATAGAGATTAGGCTACTGTAGCTTACTcctcattgatttttttttttttttcagatcacaAGAGAACTATTAAGGGAGTAAATTAAAACTGAGAGAATATGTGGCACAATGCAGCATCAGATGCTGAAAGCACTGtcagtttttactttcactttctagTGAGTCGACTGAGATTGAGGTTCACCGCATAACACTTGCGCAAAGTTAACACGTTGCTTGTGTGACATCCATTGGCTCGCCTTCCTGGTTTAAAACCAATATTTACAATATTGCAAATTAACCAGCACAATCCCCCAAACCCCCCACCCACCCTTGAGTACGCGGTTGGGGGCCGCAGATTTGCGCTAAGCCACTGGAGTCCATCCGCTAGTTAGCCTAGTGCTAGCTCACTTTTTCCCAGCCCCGCCCAAAAATACAATTCTGGCTAAGCCACTGACCTCAGCTACTGATCATTTCCATGTTCATTTAATGGGTTTTGAATGATGGGTTTCATGTTTTAAGCAAAGTCAGGATGAAAACCAGTCAGTGTCATTCAGAAGAGTTATAGAGCAAACCGAAGGAGCAGAACGAAATCAGTGTCAGAGCGTTTTAAAAGATTTCTGTGATAGCTCAACACAACAGGTGAGTCTGGACCCTTTCTGACTTTTTATACTTGTCTTGTTTTCCTgcacaaataataaatacaattaattaaaaaagtgttATTACATTGCATAccattttttcaattattaaatattgattGTTATTAGAAAGCAacaaaaatacttgtttagaacTGATTTTTCCTTGTTCATGTACATggcaaaaagtcatttttttagaAATATCTAAACAAGCTTTAAAATGGACACATGCTTGTTTTTTCATAGaaagtgaatgtattttgtcCTGTGATGCTGCACAAaaatcttttaattattattattattattattattattattatttaaaaacaagataaaactaaaaaaaaatgtaaaatattttttcctttgTTCATTTACAGAGCAAAAAGTAAAcataattcaaagggaaaacaagttcaatatttgtacttgaaaacaaaacaaaaattactgAGAAAGAACATCACTTTATGCAGAGTATCATTTTTAGACATTCTTTAATTCATCATAATTTGCTGAAGGCAGGACAGAGCCATGGAGCAGAAGCTTCTTCTCATCCTCATGATCTGTGGAATAAACTGTGTTACAGGTGAGATACTGAAGGAATAAAACCAGGCATGTAAACATGGTGTGCATGTGCTAAGTAccaaatatgtatattttgaatctgcatatttacttttttaaaggttTGAACACCTTCATGGAGTCATATAAAAACTTCTACTTTGTGAATGAATACAAAACATTTGCTGAGGCTCAGCGATACTGCCGAGAGCATTACATTGATCTGGTGACTCTGGAGGACTGGGCAGACAGGAAGGATCTTCTGGCTCTTGAAAACGTAATGAGCACTGACTCTGCCTGGATCGGACTGAGGAAAACAGGTCATgagcagtggcgctgggctgatcCAGAGCTTTACAAGGATGGAGAAACTGAATACAGAAACTGGGGACCAAGTGAACCAACTAACGGTAGTGATGAATACTGTTCAGTAATGGACTCTATCGGACACTTTCGAGACACAGATTGTAAGACGCCCAGGAACTTCATATGCTACCACTCAGACCCCTATGGTACTgtatttacattcatgcacatcTGTACATAGTTTTATTCAAAAGAATGTATGCTAAATTACTGATTTAATTGATAACTAAACTGTTCACACCAGAAATAATAACTACTCAGATCATAGGGAGCGTTTTCACAGTAGTTCCAGTGATGTGGACGTGCTATTCTCTGGGAATTAcaacaattattaaaatgttatcatTATCGGTCTGTGCAAACGCATGGAGTTTAGCACTGATTGCTGCTGATTCAGTGCTTATCTGTTTTATCTCCTAGGTCAGACAAACAGCAAATACATGTTGGTCAATGAGCTGAAGTCCTGGAGAGAggctcagagttactgcagacaGTCTTACACAGAGCTGGTCAGCGTGAGGAACCAGGAGGAGAACCGTCAGATACAGCAGCTGATTCCTGCAGGAGAAGTCTCATACATGGGGCTTTTCAAAGACGCTTTCGTCTGGTCCGATAACAGCACGTCTTCTTTCAGGAACTGGGATTACTATCAGCCGGATGGATCGGGAGACTGTGTGGTGCATTTACGACACAGCAGACTGTGGGATGATCAGGCTTGCAGTAACACAAAGCCCTTCTTCTGCTACGACAGTGAGTGTTTCTCCACGTTTGTTGTGGTGTGGCTTCTTAAACAGCCCTTACAAAAATCAACCATGGTTTttctacaaataaaacaaacggtaGTTTAACCCTGATAATTGtagtaaaactgctgttatacaaatggtaatgtTAATACACTTTTACTACGGTAGAGCCATGGTTAATTTCCGTGTAACAACTAGATGCAGAGCCGGATTATCTATAAGGGCACTTGGGccagtgcccaggggcaccaaACATTCACAAAAACTAGTGGGGCACCAcatgacacaagctttaaaaatatttttcgtaaaattgttttattattaactcgAAATTCTTAAAACACCATACATAACTCAtttatgaacactaacttaacaacaacaattataataataaattataaataaataaagattacatgaccACTATCAGTCCCCCCCTTCCGCCCCCAATCTGTCAGAGTTGAGTTGGTCCACAACAAGTACgcgcaaatgtaaaaaaatttttaacgGCTACAGAAAATCAATCAAAATGGACAGACATCAATCGATTGGTTTtgaaaaatgaaagttaaagaaagagaaagactctagacgtttagctacaattcaaaatgttccagggatcaaaaggtttttttttttttaaaccgagTGAAGAATGAGCTCAGGACGACAATGACACAGAAGCGATTGACTGCACTCTCGCTTGCTCTTCCTGTTTACCATTGAAGTTAAAgctaaaacattaccgtctccagccgcgagagggcgctctatgctgctcagtgctcccaaagctgtagtctacactgaaaacatagagtgtcctctcgcggctgtagacggtaatgttttctcttggttcttggctctaaataaatgtgacttatagtccggtgtgacttatatatgtttttttccttgtcaggacgtatttttggactgatgcaacttaaacttaggtgcgacttatagtccgaaaaatacggtggttggacaagttaataaattacatttgatttgagAAATTACCTTAATTATgtctgtggggggggggggggggggcatttgaGGTATAGTGCCCAGGGGCACCACACTGTCTTAATACGGCCCTGACTAGATGCAATAGGAAAACGGTTTCTATTTTGGCGACATTCCAGTTAACATAAAAACTCTGACAATGCTTTCAGTACTGAACACCTAGCTAACAAAAACATGTTCAGCCAATGTTTGCTAACATTTCCAtaaattttgtttttcaaatgttcaaaacacccttttctttctttctttgtttttatatacCAAGAGAGTTACTTCTTGGTTTAttcttaatgtttattttataatgtaaatattacatttcaatgtTCTCTCAACATTAGCAGCATTATTGTTTCTAAGATATTTTCTTCTTGGTTATGCGAATGTTAGAGGAACATTTTATGAatttgttacttttgaatgtcttTTCAAAATATTCACTTTGATGAATGTACCAAATTAGTTTtctaattttctaaggtaaattTGATAGTAGAAAAAATTGGCAATGAATTattcaattgtgtgtgtgtgtggtataacCCACAGGAACAGTGGTCAGACAGATATTGAGACTGAAAGTGGAATCGGATCAGAATGTGAATGATTCTGATATAACGGCCACAATCCTTCAGGAGGTGAGACATTTAATCTTTACATCATTTACAAAAATGAAGACTAACGATGCCGATCAGCCACTCAGATTaatcttttattctttcattGGTGAATATTTTATGTACTGTGCTGAAAAAAAATGTGGCGAAAATCAGAAAATGCTTGTAAGTTTAAAAGACGTGAAAAGAACATAAAGTCTTTTTAGTTTACTTAGTTTACTAGCAATTTTGAAGTGTGCATTTTATCAATCAGTGCTTcagtacatataaaaatattttttttcttaaacaagtAAAATTCAAACATGGTAAGAAATGTTTATGAAGACCAGCAGACATACTGTAAGCACTTAACCTAACAAATCAGTTTTTTCTCCCCTCAGATTAAGCAGAAAATGATATACCAGGGTTTGTCAGTGCATGCTTATCTGCAATGGAAGCAGCAAGCAAATGGAGACGTCTTCCAAAGAGAAGAGAAGACGAGAAAGACATGAGACATCACAGATCATCTTCTTCTCACCCGTCAATACAGGGCAGGATTTTCTGAAAGAGACGATAATTGATTGAATCAAtgtggaaaaaactaaaaatgtctcTTGACTTTTGCAATCAGTTTTTGGATCTTGATCCACCAGATGAGAAAAGCTGTTCTGTAGTTTCCTTAAAGCTAAATTTAATCACTATATTTAAAGTCAGCTGTAAAAAATGATTGTAACGTTAATGTTAAAACAATGTGAAATGTCTTAATGTCCCTTACTGAACAAAAACCACGTTTAAGCTTTATGGAGTCCAAATCTAAGCATCCCCTCCATCTCTCTGTGGTTCTGATCCTAAACCTAGTGTGCTACCTGTTTATTTAAAGAGTGTGCTCCTGATGGAAAATCTGTTCTCAAAACTGGGTGACAAAGATGATTTTTAGATGTACATTTAGGgtgagatgagggacatggatTTTCCCCCATGGGTTTAAGGTTTGAAATGTTGcatgaattacattttactgAAATGCTTTCATTGAAACATTTAGCATTctgcaaatatataataaaacagcaCTTATTTGTTAACTGAGGGAGATCTGTGGGATGGTTTCTCAGGAGTGGCTCTGACTCAACATGGAAGATCTTGTTGATTCGCTAACATTTGTTCCCCTTTGCATTTCTTATATCATGTAGTTAAACCGTTttgttgtcatatttatttatttgattttctgtATTATCTCTATACTTATGTTTATTATCATTACTGACTGCTGTTGTATTAGTTTAATTCAATAAAACAATTTGCATTGATTAGACTTTGTTGTCTGTTCCCTTTTATGTTGTGACCTTAAACGAATGggatataataaaaaattgtccACTCGTCCCAGATTGCTGCATGTATAAGTAATGcatagtgtttttgtgtgttcacctgtgaAAATGAGTAGACTTCAGGTACTTAGAGTCTCCTCAGCTGGATTTATAATCCCTCCATCGAGGCactgtttgttattttagtttgttatttttcctTTCTTATTTTTGAAGGTTATTCTGGATGGAGGTATGCTTCAAGCTTTTGGTTTGAAATGCCAATTGTCTTCGAGTTCAGTGTTTAAACGCCGGTAAATCTTTGAAGATCAGGTAGGTTTAGTTAGTTTTGTTTGTAGTTAGAAACTGGAGTTTCTCATCTTTCATCAGGTGAcactttgttgtttttctgtgtctTTTGTTTGCGATGTCTACCAAGCTTCAAGAGAATTTGACAAATTACTTGTGGTAAGTTTTTATTTATCCTGTAACGGTGATGTTTTCTATTTGGAGTGTGCTTGCTGTGACAATCCCTAGCGAAGTGGCTGATGGGATTTGTAATTTTACCACTCTAGTTACACGTGTGTTCACATTGTGTTCATGTATGCTCTGTCTCTCAATAGTCATGTCATCGTCTGTAGTGGAGGATTTCTTTGCATTTCCTTCAGACATATTATTAGAGACGTGCATGAAGGAAGGGCTCTTGCAGATTGCCGAACAATTTGATGCGGAGGTAACGAGCAGTGATAAGAAGCTCAAGGAAACGCTGATAAAAGTTGTTTGGAGCGCACTTTCCGAGTAAAGCGTCTAAAGCCTGAGACTCAATGCACGACTTTCGGCTGTCGCAGATAAAAGATTGGCATCGTGAAACAATCGTGGCGATTACTGTGATCGTGGCTCCTAATCGTTGGTCCAATGTTGTACAGCTGTAGAGGTTCATAAACGCCCGTTGTCACAGTCTTGCTATCAACGATAGTCTACAATCATTTTCTGTCAGTGTCAGAAATTCAGCATGCTCATTGCAAAGTGTGTTTGCAGCTATGACCCACGTTTACTGAACAACCAGTAAAAATGTGACATGAAATCAACATGGCGCTAAAACATTAAACTGCTTACATCAAGCTCTTCTTTCTTCCACTTTCGCCACTCCCACTTTTTTTCAGCACACATAAAAACCACAACTGTCAAAATGGTATTCATTGTGCTTTATTTGTTTACCACTAGCGCAGGgtaattctgttttattcttcTATAGAAACGTGTGTCGTAGCTAACGAGTCAATAGCTGCCATCATTGTTCAGTCTACATGCATGTCGTACCCAAGTTTATTAGATCCATGTTGCACAGTGTGACCAGCAATGATCTTATAGGATTGTTAAAATCGTGCAGTGTGCAGAAGGCTTTAGAGGTAAGAGCTTAAGTTATTAACCCTAAGGAGTCTTCATCTTCCCCTTTTTGTGATATCGATCAAAATGCAAAGTTTAGTGAGATGACTTTACAACAGAAGAAGTTTGATAACTTTGTGCTGAACATGACATTTGTGCTTTAAAAGAGAAAGAGTTTGagaatgattttgaaataaagaaattgCAACAACATTTAGAGATACGTAAAATGTAGTTACAATTTGAAAGGGAAAGAGAGTGAAGAAAGTTTCAGTTGTGTTAGAGCTGAGTGTACAAACAGATCAAACCCTTGTTCAGGTGTTCTCCGTTGATCCTGCGCTCGGTCTTGGTTTATAAAAGCATTAGTCTTGTGCCACCAGTTTTG
This genomic interval carries:
- the LOC128017804 gene encoding macrophage mannose receptor 1 isoform X1, with product MEQKLLLILMICGINCVTGLNTFMESYKNFYFVNEYKTFAEAQRYCREHYIDLVTLEDWADRKDLLALENVMSTDSAWIGLRKTGHEQWRWADPELYKDGETEYRNWGPSEPTNGSDEYCSVMDSIGHFRDTDCKTPRNFICYHSDPYGQTNSKYMLVNELKSWREAQSYCRQSYTELVSVRNQEENRQIQQLIPAGEVSYMGLFKDAFVWSDNSTSSFRNWDYYQPDGSGDCVVHLRHSRLWDDQACSNTKPFFCYDRTVVRQILRLKVESDQNVNDSDITATILQEIKQKMIYQGLSVHAYLQWKQQANGDVFQREEKTRKT
- the LOC128017804 gene encoding C-type mannose receptor 2 isoform X2, with the translated sequence MEQKLLLILMICGINCVTGLNTFMESYKNFYFVNEYKTFAEAQRYCREHYIDLVTLEDWADRKDLLALENVMSTDSAWIGLRKTGHEQWRWADPELYKDGETEYRNWGPSEPTNGSDEYCSVMDSIGHFRDTDCKTPRNFICYHSDPYGQTNSKYMLVNELKSWREAQSYCRQSYTELVSVRNQEENRQIQQLIPAGEVSYMGLFKDAFVWSDNSTSSFRNWDYYQPDGSGDCVVHLRHSRLWDDQACSNTKPFFCYDRTVVRQILRLKVESDQNVNDPDITATILQEIKQKMIYQGFSAHAYLQWKQQANGDIFQREEKTRKK